From Actinosynnema mirum DSM 43827, a single genomic window includes:
- a CDS encoding glycoside hydrolase family 48 protein: MRYRTRAGRSRPLALTAAAVVVAGIAPVVVAPVASAAVTCTVNYQVTNEWSTGFGASVAVRNQGDAVANWRLTWTFPSGQTVQQGWNGTFTQSGSKVTVAAPTWSPNLPSGGEVSVGFNGTKGAANAAPTDFAINGTPCTGPNTAPTVSLTSPSSGASYVTGAAIPLAATAADSDGTVAKVDFLADGAVVATDTSAPFQGSWTGASTGDHTLTARATDNKGATALSSPVGVKVLAGQAILASPNTLSVKQGATGAFGVSLATAPSGPVTVAVARSAGSTDLTAGPATLTFTTANWSTKQNVTVTSADNGGALAEATFTASATGITPASVAVKEISPSTTDFDQAFLDQYAKIHDPSSGYFRDFGGLKVPYHSVETLLVEAPDHGHQTTSEAFSYYLWLEASYARITGDWTSFKSAWASMEKFAIPAKADQPTNDKYNPSKPATYAPENPRMDQYPAQLDANIPVGTDPIAAELKSAYGTDDIYGMHWLFDVDNTYGFGRCGDGTDTAPAYINTYQRGSSESVWETIPHSSCDTFKHGGPNGFLDLFTKDASYAKQWKYTNAPDADARAVQVALLAQQWATSQGKAGEISSEIGKAAKMGDYLRYAMFDKYFKKVGGCTSPSCPAGSGKDSAHYLMSWYYAWGGATDTSAGWAWRIGDGASHQGYQNPLAAYALSQVASLKPKSATGQQDWAKSMDRQLELLQWLQSTDGGIAGGVTNSWEGHYGAPPSGTPTFYGMFYDAHPVWRDPPSNRWFGFQAWQMERTASLYQMTGDARAKKILDKWVPWALANTTVGANGAFQIPSDMDWTGTPDTWNPSNPSGNPGLRVSVLNHSQDVGIAASLAKTLLNYAAKSGNAAARTTGEGLLTALLSHQDDKGIATPESRADYNRFDDTYDSASGSGVYVPPGWTGKMPNGDTINQSSTFLSIRSMYRDDPDWPKVQAYLNGGSAPTFEYHRFWAQAEIATAFSLHSELFG, encoded by the coding sequence ATGAGGTACCGCACCAGAGCGGGGAGGTCCCGGCCGCTCGCCCTGACCGCCGCCGCGGTCGTCGTAGCCGGGATCGCGCCCGTAGTGGTCGCGCCGGTCGCCAGCGCCGCGGTGACCTGCACGGTCAACTACCAGGTCACCAACGAGTGGAGCACCGGGTTCGGCGCGAGCGTCGCCGTCCGCAACCAGGGCGACGCGGTCGCCAACTGGCGCCTCACGTGGACCTTCCCCAGCGGCCAGACCGTGCAGCAGGGCTGGAACGGCACGTTCACCCAGTCGGGCAGCAAGGTCACCGTCGCCGCCCCGACCTGGTCGCCGAACCTGCCCAGCGGCGGCGAGGTCAGCGTCGGCTTCAACGGGACCAAGGGCGCCGCCAACGCCGCGCCCACGGACTTCGCCATCAACGGCACCCCGTGCACCGGCCCCAACACCGCCCCCACGGTGAGCCTGACCTCGCCCTCCTCCGGCGCGTCCTACGTGACCGGCGCGGCGATCCCGCTCGCCGCCACGGCGGCGGACTCGGACGGCACGGTCGCCAAGGTCGACTTCCTGGCCGACGGCGCCGTCGTGGCCACCGACACCTCCGCCCCGTTCCAGGGCTCCTGGACCGGCGCGAGCACCGGCGACCACACCCTCACCGCCCGCGCCACGGACAACAAGGGCGCCACCGCCCTGTCCTCGCCGGTCGGCGTGAAGGTCCTGGCGGGGCAGGCGATCCTGGCCAGCCCCAACACGCTCAGCGTGAAGCAGGGGGCCACCGGCGCGTTCGGCGTCTCCCTGGCCACCGCGCCCAGCGGCCCGGTCACCGTCGCGGTCGCCCGCTCCGCGGGCAGCACCGACCTCACGGCGGGCCCGGCGACGCTGACCTTCACCACCGCCAACTGGTCGACCAAGCAGAACGTCACGGTCACCTCGGCGGACAACGGCGGCGCGCTGGCCGAGGCCACGTTCACCGCCTCCGCCACCGGCATCACCCCGGCGTCCGTGGCGGTCAAGGAGATCTCACCGTCCACGACGGACTTCGACCAGGCGTTCCTCGACCAGTACGCCAAGATCCACGACCCGTCCAGCGGCTACTTCCGCGACTTCGGCGGCCTGAAGGTCCCCTACCACTCGGTGGAGACCCTGCTCGTCGAGGCCCCGGACCACGGCCACCAGACGACCTCCGAGGCGTTCAGCTACTACCTGTGGCTGGAGGCCAGCTACGCCCGCATCACCGGTGACTGGACCTCGTTCAAGTCCGCGTGGGCGTCGATGGAGAAGTTCGCCATCCCGGCCAAGGCCGACCAGCCCACCAACGACAAGTACAACCCCTCGAAGCCGGCCACCTACGCGCCGGAGAACCCGAGGATGGACCAGTACCCGGCGCAGCTCGACGCCAACATCCCCGTCGGCACGGACCCGATCGCGGCCGAGCTGAAGTCCGCGTACGGCACCGACGACATCTACGGGATGCACTGGCTGTTCGACGTCGACAACACCTACGGCTTCGGCCGCTGCGGCGACGGCACCGACACCGCGCCCGCGTACATCAACACCTACCAGCGCGGCTCGTCCGAGTCTGTGTGGGAGACCATCCCGCACTCCTCGTGCGACACGTTCAAGCACGGCGGCCCCAACGGGTTCCTCGACCTGTTCACCAAGGACGCCAGCTACGCCAAGCAGTGGAAGTACACCAACGCCCCCGACGCCGACGCGCGCGCGGTCCAGGTCGCGCTGCTGGCGCAGCAGTGGGCCACCTCGCAGGGCAAGGCGGGCGAGATCTCCTCGGAGATCGGCAAGGCCGCCAAGATGGGCGACTACCTGCGGTACGCCATGTTCGACAAGTACTTCAAGAAGGTCGGCGGCTGCACCAGCCCGTCCTGCCCGGCAGGCTCCGGCAAGGACTCCGCGCACTACTTGATGTCCTGGTACTACGCGTGGGGCGGCGCGACCGACACGTCCGCCGGGTGGGCCTGGCGGATCGGCGACGGCGCCTCGCACCAGGGCTACCAGAACCCGCTCGCGGCCTACGCCCTGTCCCAGGTCGCCTCGCTCAAGCCCAAGTCGGCCACCGGCCAGCAGGACTGGGCCAAGTCGATGGACCGCCAGCTGGAGCTGCTGCAGTGGCTCCAGTCGACGGACGGCGGCATCGCCGGTGGCGTCACGAACTCGTGGGAGGGCCACTACGGCGCGCCGCCCAGCGGCACCCCGACCTTCTACGGCATGTTCTACGACGCCCACCCGGTGTGGCGCGACCCGCCGTCGAACCGCTGGTTCGGCTTCCAGGCGTGGCAGATGGAGCGCACCGCCTCGCTCTACCAGATGACCGGTGACGCCCGCGCCAAGAAGATCCTCGACAAGTGGGTCCCCTGGGCGCTGGCCAACACCACCGTCGGCGCGAACGGCGCGTTCCAGATCCCGTCCGACATGGACTGGACCGGCACGCCCGACACCTGGAACCCGAGCAACCCCAGCGGGAACCCCGGCCTGCGGGTGAGCGTGCTCAACCACAGCCAGGACGTCGGCATCGCCGCGTCGCTCGCCAAGACGCTGCTGAACTACGCGGCCAAGTCCGGCAACGCCGCCGCCCGCACCACGGGCGAGGGCCTGCTGACCGCGCTGCTGTCCCACCAGGACGACAAGGGCATCGCGACCCCCGAGTCCCGCGCGGACTACAACCGGTTCGACGACACCTACGACTCGGCCTCCGGGTCCGGCGTCTACGTGCCGCCGGGCTGGACCGGGAAGATGCCCAACGGCGACACCATCAACCAGAGCTCCACGTTCCTGTCCATCCGCTCGATGTACCGGGACGACCCCGACTGGCCCAAGGTGCAGGCCTACCTGAACGGTGGTTCCGCGCCGACCTTCGAGTACCACAGGTTCTGGGCCCAGGCCGAGATCGCGACCGCGTTCTCGCTGCACTCGGAGCTGTTCGGCTAA
- a CDS encoding beta-glucosidase family protein has product MFDERRAVGQFPFRDPDLPLRDRVADLLSRLTEREKIALLHQRQPAVPRLGLAEFRTGLEVAHGVAWLGEATVFPQPVGLAASWDVELVRRVGDAAGTEARGFHDRDPLNGLNVWAPVVNPLRDPRWGRNEEAYSEDPVLTSAMGTAFASGLRGDHPFYLKTAPTLKHFLGYNNETDRDTTSSDLRPRVLHEYELPCFRGPIEAGAAVAVMPSYNLVNGRPAHLSPLLESELRTWHPDGVAVVSDAFAPSNIAGSQGFRATQAEGHAAMLIAGVDNCTDQGPDPELTITAVTEALERHLLPVEVVERAVGRLLALRFRLGEFDPPERNPHAAITQEVIGSHDDLALDAARAAIVLLRNEEQALPLPRGVRLAVLGTHADTLFEDWYSGTLPGSAVTVLSGLSEFARTTFAEGVDRITLRGADGRHLAVVDGRVETTAEPGEGFDRFDWGDGAWTLRSAANRRFLGVTEDGDLVAEALAPGGWDVRELFTPEDTAEGLLLRHVVSDQTYGPFTAEVVHDGAARAVALAREADVAVVVVGNDPHVNGRETQDRTGLDLPQLPLVRAVRAANPRTVLVLVSSYPYALDGEEDHLPAVLWTAHGGQRQGTAVAEALFGGLNPSGRLPQAWPRGAADLPDLLDYDIIRSGGTYLYSTAEPLFCFGHGLSYTTFDYGEPAWDGERVSVTVTNTGRVAGAEVVQLYAARPDSAIRQPLRRLQSFRRVHLAPGESAEVELPADALWHWDVVRGRRSVEAGPCVLLVGPSSRDVRARLELDLPGERPAPRTGPLRAVDFDHHSGVRLVDDAVVFPAEGDWIAFHEVTPWPYETPDGTELTREGGSTVVVTALRAGVRVERVL; this is encoded by the coding sequence GTGTTCGACGAGAGGCGTGCCGTGGGCCAGTTCCCGTTCCGCGACCCCGACCTGCCGCTGCGCGACCGGGTCGCCGACCTGCTCTCCCGGCTCACCGAGCGGGAGAAGATCGCCCTGCTGCACCAGCGGCAGCCCGCGGTCCCGCGCCTCGGGCTCGCCGAGTTCCGCACCGGCCTGGAAGTCGCGCACGGCGTCGCCTGGCTCGGCGAGGCGACCGTCTTCCCGCAGCCGGTCGGGCTCGCCGCCAGCTGGGACGTCGAGCTGGTGCGCCGGGTCGGCGACGCGGCGGGCACGGAGGCGCGCGGGTTCCACGACCGCGACCCGCTCAACGGGCTCAACGTGTGGGCGCCGGTGGTGAACCCGCTGCGCGACCCGCGCTGGGGCCGCAACGAGGAGGCCTACTCCGAGGACCCGGTGCTCACCTCCGCGATGGGCACCGCGTTCGCGTCCGGCCTGCGCGGCGACCACCCGTTCTACCTCAAGACCGCGCCCACCCTGAAGCACTTCCTGGGCTACAACAACGAGACCGACCGCGACACCACCTCGTCCGACCTGCGCCCGCGCGTGCTGCACGAGTACGAGCTGCCCTGCTTCCGGGGGCCGATCGAGGCGGGCGCCGCGGTCGCCGTCATGCCGTCCTACAACCTCGTCAACGGCCGCCCCGCGCACCTGAGCCCGCTGCTGGAGAGCGAGCTGCGCACCTGGCACCCGGACGGCGTCGCCGTCGTCAGCGACGCGTTCGCGCCGTCGAACATCGCCGGGTCGCAGGGCTTCCGCGCCACCCAGGCCGAGGGGCACGCCGCGATGCTGATCGCGGGCGTGGACAACTGCACCGACCAGGGGCCCGACCCCGAGCTGACCATCACCGCCGTCACCGAGGCGCTGGAGCGGCACCTGCTGCCCGTGGAGGTCGTGGAGCGCGCGGTGGGCCGGTTGCTGGCGCTGCGGTTCCGCCTCGGCGAGTTCGACCCGCCCGAGCGCAACCCGCACGCCGCCATCACCCAGGAGGTCATCGGCTCGCACGACGACCTCGCGCTCGACGCCGCCCGCGCCGCGATCGTGCTGCTGCGCAACGAGGAGCAGGCGCTCCCGCTGCCGCGCGGCGTCCGGCTCGCGGTGCTCGGCACGCACGCCGACACCCTGTTCGAGGACTGGTACAGCGGAACCCTGCCGGGCAGCGCCGTGACCGTCCTCAGTGGACTGTCCGAGTTCGCGCGGACCACCTTCGCCGAGGGCGTCGACCGGATCACCCTGCGCGGTGCCGACGGCCGCCACCTCGCCGTCGTCGACGGCCGCGTCGAGACCACCGCCGAACCCGGCGAGGGCTTCGACCGGTTCGACTGGGGCGACGGGGCCTGGACCCTCCGCTCCGCCGCCAACCGCCGGTTCCTCGGCGTCACCGAGGACGGCGACCTGGTCGCCGAGGCACTCGCCCCCGGCGGCTGGGACGTCCGCGAGCTGTTCACGCCCGAGGACACGGCCGAGGGGCTGCTCCTGCGGCACGTGGTCAGCGACCAGACCTACGGCCCGTTCACCGCCGAGGTGGTCCACGACGGCGCCGCGCGGGCCGTCGCCCTCGCGCGGGAGGCCGACGTGGCCGTGGTCGTGGTCGGCAACGACCCGCACGTCAACGGCCGCGAGACCCAGGACCGCACCGGCCTGGACCTGCCGCAGCTCCCGCTCGTGCGGGCCGTCCGCGCCGCCAACCCGCGCACGGTCCTCGTGCTGGTCAGCAGCTACCCGTACGCGCTGGACGGCGAGGAGGACCACCTGCCCGCCGTCCTCTGGACCGCGCACGGCGGCCAGCGCCAGGGCACCGCCGTCGCCGAGGCCCTGTTCGGCGGGCTCAACCCGTCCGGCAGGCTCCCGCAGGCCTGGCCGCGCGGCGCCGCCGACCTGCCCGACCTGCTGGACTACGACATCATCCGCTCCGGCGGCACCTACCTGTACTCCACCGCCGAACCGCTGTTCTGCTTCGGCCACGGCCTGTCGTACACCACCTTCGACTACGGCGAACCGGCCTGGGACGGCGAGCGCGTCAGCGTCACCGTCACCAACACCGGCCGCGTCGCGGGCGCCGAGGTGGTCCAGCTGTACGCCGCCCGCCCCGACTCGGCGATCCGCCAGCCGCTGCGCAGGCTCCAGTCGTTCCGCCGCGTCCACCTCGCGCCCGGCGAGTCCGCCGAGGTCGAGCTGCCCGCCGACGCGCTGTGGCACTGGGACGTGGTCCGGGGCCGCCGCTCGGTCGAGGCCGGTCCGTGCGTGCTGCTGGTCGGCCCGTCCAGCCGCGACGTCCGCGCCCGCCTGGAGCTCGACCTGCCGGGCGAGAGGCCCGCGCCGCGCACCGGTCCGCTGCGCGCGGTCGACTTCGACCACCACAGCGGAGTGCGCCTGGTCGACGACGCCGTGGTCTTCCCCGCCGAGGGCGACTGGATCGCCTTCCACGAGGTCACCCCGTGGCCCTACGAGACCCCGGACGGCACCGAGCTGACCAGGGAGGGCGGCTCCACGGTCGTCGTCACCGCGCTGCGCGCGGGCGTCCGCGTGGAGCGGGTTCTCTGA